The candidate division WOR-3 bacterium genome includes the window GCCGGATTCCCATTCCGAAAATGTTTGCCTGGAGACACAATCTCACTCGTGAAGGAAGACAGCAAATTTTCTCATTTGACCTACCGTCAAAATTATCAAAACATCTACTACGTGAAAAAAGAAAGTGGTTGTCTGTCAGTAGCCATGAAATATCCCTATTTTGATACGATGCTGACCTATATCAACGGCAGCGTTAACTCTACCCTTTATGAATCCATGCTGGCTTATGACGAGACGTCGCAGCTGGTCATCCGGTTCGCCGATGTCTTTGCCTGGGAAGTAGATTTTTTCACAGACACGCAGGACGGAGATTCGTTCTTCATCTATTTTGACAAGATTTTTTGTGATTCCGTTCTTGTCGACTATGGGTTGATCGGTTTTGCGCGATACAAAGGTGCAGCGGGTGATTTCTACGGCTTCTATTATTGCGACCCGGAAGGTCATGATGACTATTTCAATCGTGATGGGCAATCATTACGGAAATCACTGCTTAGATCACCGTTGCGTTTTTCGTATATCAGTTCGCACTACTCAAAACGCAGATATCACCCGATTCTCAAGAGATGGCGCCCACATCACGGGTTGGACTACGTTGCACCGATCGGCACGCCGATCGCCACGATCGGTGCTGGTCGGGTTACGTTCAAAGGATGGAAGGGTGGTTATGGCAACCTCGTGGAGATACGGCATGCCAATAACTTCAGATCAAGGTACGGGCATCTGTCGCGGTTTGCAAAGGGCCTTTATGTTGGTAAACGAGTGAAGTCGGGAGATCTAATTGGCTACCTTGGTTCAACCGGTTTATCGACCGGTCCTCATCTGCATTTTGAACTCCACAAGAACGGGGTACCTATAAATCCTATGCGAGTTGACATTCCCCGTGCTCCGTCGGTGAATAAGAAATATATGGATGCATTTATTGCCCATCGTGATTCAGTACTGAATGCTGTACATAAAGTAGCCAACGGTGGGGGAGAGGTTCTTCCGGAGACGTAGGATCGCGGGAATCTCTCGCAGGCATAATGGTCTGTAAAGAATCTTTGAAGTATTAAGTGAATTTTCATGGAGGAGGTTGAATGCCGATACACCTGAGAGCAAACAAGGAGGATTATGCACCAACTACACTGTTGGTCGGTGATCCTGCAAGGTCGGTGAGGATTAGCCAGTTTCTAAAAGATTCTAAGATGGTTAACAAAAACCGGGGCTTATTGGGATATACAGGTACATATAAAGATCAGAATATAAGTGTGCAGACTACAGGGATAGGTTGTCCTTCGGCAGCGATAGTCGTTGAAGAACTCATCCAGCTGGACGTGAAGACCTTGATCAGAATAGGTACATGCGGTGGTATCGGCGCACAAATCAAGCCGCTCGATATGATCGCCGCAGTTGCAGCATCGCCCTTTGATGGAGCCACGCGTACTTATCTCAACGGTGAACCCCATGCCCCGTATGCTACGTATGAAATACTACACGCTGCAAGTAACGTCGCAAAGGATAAAAATATTGACCTTATCTTTGGCGGTGTGGCGAGTGTTGATGTTTTCTACAATCCGTTTCCTGATTATGTTGAGAAGCTAAGGGGGAAAGGCATAATTGCGGTGGAAATGGAAACGAGTTTGATATATTATCTGGCAAATAGAAGTGGTTTGAATGCGGCTTCATTCCTGCTCGTCTCTGATATCGTGGGCGGGGGAGAGGAATTCACAAAGTTCGTTTCTGACCAAGAACTGGCAAAAGCCATGGATGGACTTATCACATTGGTTCTTGACGTCAGTTCAAAAATAAGCGGCAGTTCGTAAGATCGCAGGAGGAAATCATGCAAAAGTGGCGCTGCTCTATTTGTGATTATGTGTACACATCACGAAAGGGTGATCCGGAATCAGGCATCAAACCGGGAACTCGTTTTGAAGACCTGCCTGAGTACTGGGGTTGTCCTGATTGCGGTGCATCGAAACAGAATTTCGAGCTTGTAGTGGACGACGGATTTGATTATTGATTCCTGCCATGGGTTAATTGTTGACTAAACATCTAAAGTAGAGATAATTTACTCATGCTGTCTGAATACCTTGAACCTGGAAAGATACTACTAAATGCTGAAGGCAACAGTTATCGAGAATTATTGTCGATGATGCTCGACAGGAGCAGTGTAACCGATATTCCCGGTACCGTTGACAAGATCCTCGAACGAGAGAAAATTATGCCGACTGCTTTAGGAAAGGGCATATTTCTTCCGCGTATTGTTGTCGATGACATAAAGCGAACCGAGGTGCTCGTCACACTGAACCATGGCGGTTTGGTGTTCGATGATTATGGCACTGGTGTCGCAAACGTTATAATGCTGTTTTTGTTTTCAAAGAATGATGACTACATAGCCCTTCTTGCTCAGAGTCTGCGTTTATTGAATGATGACTCCTTGCGTTCTGACCTCCTTCACTGCAGAAAAGCGGACGATGTGATCAAAACAGTGAATGATTGGGAAAAAGAGTGAAAAGGAGTGTACGTTGGATATTTCTTGTTTTATGGATATTGACGATCTTCGTGCTGACCGGATATCCCAAATTCAATGTGCCCAAGGTAAAGGACCTTCCTGTGGACAAACTCTATCATTTTGTGGTTTTTTTCATCATGGGGCTGATCGCGGCGCGGTTGATGAAGGTTAGAAGTTTTTTCGTACTTGGTTTGTTGGTGGTTCTTTTTGCCGAGTGCCAACAACTAATCATTCCCGGGCGCGATTTTGAAGTAACTGATATGCTGGCTGGTGTGCTCGCGCTAATTGTGAGTTACCTGATTTTCAAACAGAAAAAGGCGGGGAGTTATGTATCAGAAGCCTAAAGGAACCAGGGATCTTTTTGGGCAGGAACTACGCAGGCTCGAGGCAATGAATGCTGCAGCAAGAGATTTTTTTGGTCGAAACGGCTATGAGGAAATGAGGACGCCTTCTTTTGAATTCGCTGCTCTTTTTGACCGTTCGATCGGGTCAACCACTGATATCGTGGAACATGAGATCTATCAGTTTGAGGTGAACAAGAAAGTATATGCTTTAAGACCCGAAGGCACGGCATCTGTGCTCAGAGCATTTATCGAGAACAAAATCACGTTACCTGCACGATTCTTCTATATCTGTTCAATGTATCGCCGGGAAAGGCCGCAGAAAGGCAGGTACCGTGAGTTTGAGCAGATCGGCATAGAGTTATTGGGGGAGAGCAAACCATTCTTCGATGCCGAGATAATCGACCAAGGCAAGCGGTATCTGGATTTGATCGGTGCGAGGGACTATATGATCGAGCTCAACTCAATTGGCTGTCCGGATTGCCGTGATAAATACCGGGAGAAATTGAAAGAGGTCTTACAGCCATATCTGGGAGATTTGTGTGACGATTGCCGCAGACGTTTTGAGAGGAATTTCCTGCGTATTTTTGATTGCAAGAAGGAAACCTGTCAGGGCGTGTATAACAAGGTGCCGAAGATTACGGACAATCTCTGCGCAGATTGTGCAGAACACTATGCAAAAGTGAAGGAATACTTGGGCAAATTTAGCATTCAATATACCGAGAACAAGAAGCTGGTGCGGGGACTCGATTATTACACCAGAACCGTTTTCGAATTCAAACATTGCGGACTGGGCGCGCAAGATACGATCATAGCCGGTGGACGTTACGACCTGCTCATGAGAGAACTGGGTGGCCCAGATACCCCTTGCACTGGTTGGGCAATGGGTCCGGAACGCCTGCTGATTACCATGCCTGAGGACCTGCCCGTGTTAGACAAGAAAGAGACTTTTTTCATTGCTGGTATGGGAGAGAGGTATGTTACTGACATTATTGCTCTTCGCGGTCAGATACAGGATCATGGTCATATATGCCTCGTCGGTGATCCGGGTGAAGCGATAAAAACACAGGTCAGGAAGGCTGATAAATCCGGGGCGACGTATACCGTCATCTATGGGGAAGATGAAGAGAAAAATGGTTATTACACTGTGAAGAATATGCAGTCCGGCGAACAGCGGAAAATCCCAATGAATGAATTCAGTTCCTTTATCAGGCAAACCAAAGGTAGTTAGAGAATATGGCGATTTCTTTTCTACAGGACTTAGAGAGTATTTTTGAATTCTTGCTTCGACGAAGCGACGCCAAGACCACGATAACTACTCTCTACGATGAGATCAAAGAGATGACCGAGGAACAAATCACACAGCGTGATGTCGAAAACTTCGTCGCTTACTTCGAAGTTATCCTCTCTGCTCCAAAGGTTCCGAAAAAAGTAAGATTCAACCGTGAGCTTGTAAAAGCGTTCATAGGCCGCACATACACAGGCATGCATAACTCTGCTCTCGAGAATAGGGTCGATAGTGTTTATGATTATCTCCAAAGCGAGATTGAAGATAATACCGAGATCACACACGAAGGGTTGAAGAAGATCCTTGCTGATTTGAACGAATCGAAGAAGCCGTCGCTGGAAAAGATCATGGCCCGGGCGAGAATCGCCACAATATTGAAATGGTTGCAGGGCCCGCTGAAGGAACAGTTGTCTTTAGAATTACAGGACAATGTGGTATTTCTGGCGACCGTCTATGGCCAGCACAAGAAAAATATCGCGATCAATGTTGACTGGCAGACTTATAAGGTGACAAAAGAGGACATGGAAATACTCGATAGTGAATACCGGATGCTTGAGATCGCTATCATCGAGGCCTTTGAAGATATCAAAGCTGCTCGCGAGAAATTGACCGAATCGAGCACATACCAGGATCAATTTCAAATCGTATTGACCAGCTTTGACAATCTGGTGATGTTCGAAGAATCCGGTATACTGGATTCATTCGATTCATTCAAGGACAAACTTATCATATCGATCACGCTGATATACCTCCAAGACGAATATGTGAAGAAAGACCCCGAACTGAAGAAGTTGATCCAGTTATTTGTTTCCATGTATGTAAAATTCAGGGATGCGCATTACGGAACAGACTCGAAAATAGAGACTGCCGGATACCAGTAGACTACTAAATCTCAGAAGACGTAACATTTAATTTGCATGGATTCGATGAGCCGTCGAGAGTCAAGTTCTATTCAAAAAGGGGAGAGGTCGTGGTCAAACTTCCCCTATGTTCTTATCGGGCGATTGGCGGTTTATTCATCTTCTTGCCGATAATCCCAGCTAGTATCAGTGCCCAGAATCCAGCAATATAACACAGCAACAATCCCAGGGTGCCCACGTAGATTACTCCTGCAACCGCGCCCAAATGGCCTAAAACGATTGTAAGGAGGCCTCCCAATGCAACATAGCCTCTATTTGGTCTTTTATACAGTGGTACAACGGCAAATACTATTAGAATTCCGAGAATTATGGCTGCAATGCCGGCAATGATGCCCACGTGACCCATATTACCACCGGGATATGGGTAGTAATAAAGGGCACCAATGCTCATACCAAGGCCTGCATTGACGACCCCGCTGGCAATGATCAAATAGCCGCCAATCAAAGCGAGTTTCTTCGGCATACGTAGGTTCTGTTCCATTTCTGACTCCTCTCATGAGTAATACGCAGGAATGACTCGGAGGTCGCACATGCCAACCAATTTCTCTATTACAGTGTATATATTTAACATCAAGAATATATCATAACCCACTATATTGTGTGATTTATCGCATTTAGCTTATGCGATGATTTAATATAAATATAGTCACTCATAATCTTCATTGCACAGGTCAGGGCTGGGTAGGAGGATGATTGCCATATATGATATCGTGACAGCTTGAAACGGCATACTCATTGCGAGAGTCCCGTTTCTTTATGTCATTTGAATATGGTGCAGGACGACGAGGCAATCTCACCGGTGAATCAAGGGTCTGATGATACGAATAGAATTGACCTGGTCGTTGAACGTGTCGTCGCGAGAAGAAATAAGACCGGGCAGAGGCAAGTCAGAGAATTAGGTATCAGTCAACAATGCATTTAGTATCGCCGATCTGGTGTCACTTTGACTTCAGTGCACAATACGGCAAGACAGTCTCTAGTTAACGTACGATGGCTGGAAGAGGGGTACTTAGCTGCGAGTTGACTTAGATTTCTGTAATTCTCTTGTGTCTGATAATATATATTACGTAAACTAATAAATTGATAGATATGACGCGTGGAAGCACTGACATCCCTAGCTTCCTCCTCTCGCCAATACGCTTGTCCTGATGCCGTATACCGAATCAACCACATCCAACCAATTATGCATACGTATTCTGATCGTTTAAATATTCCTCTTCGCCATTGTCCATATTTGATTGAAAACAGCAACAACCCGGTTAACTAACCCACACTATCTCCCGGCACCTCCTCCTGCATACATTTACACGGACGCTCGCTGACTATTTTACCGCACGACGTACAGACGCTTCGCACCATCTTACCACACTTCGCGCAGTAGACCAACTTGATATGGCTATGATCAGCTCCACAATGCGGGCATGACATAGTTCTCCTCCTTTGTCGCAGACCTGCTATGGATGAGTCGAGGCGTTCTTCTTGTATGCGTATACGTTCAGTGCTTTTTGATCGACAATGCCACGAGGATCTCCATCTGTACCCAGGCGTGTGATAAAATACTGTTTGACGTTCTTTGCATCTTCCATGCATGCTGCTGTTAGGTATACATAGCGGTCTAGGTCCAGGTTCACTCCGCGGGCAATTAACTCTTCCTCTGGCTGCTCTGCAAGACCAACATACCAGAAAGGGTAGTTCCCGCCATGTTGCTCGATGTAGTTCTTTATTTCAACAACGATCTTAATATCGCTCTCAGCCATCTTGGCTGCCTCCCTTTTTGCATAATGGAATCTACAGTGAAATTAACAGAAATTTTTTAGAGTATAATCCCTGCAGCCTCTACGTCAAGCTTTTTCAGCGTATACGGCGGAAAGCATGAATGTGCTGTCAACTGCGAGCGGCCATCTAGCTGTCTCACCCCTCTTCCATCGTCAATATTCGCTTGACAGAGAGATCGTTTTCAGTAGAATAAAGGCATGTAGGGAGGCAGAATTGGCATTCGATGTATTAAGCAACGGTAAAGTAAGAACCTTAATTACACAAAATATCTGTCCGTATTGTGGAAAAAGAACCGCTGTAAATCTTGGGGATGCAGTCGTCATGAACCTTGCGACGCGGGCAATGGAGGAAGGTGAATTGGTTTGTTACCACTGCAAGAATCCTGATTGTGAACACATGAATTACTATGTCAGAAAGGCGGATTTAAAAAACTGCATGCAGTGATTACGCTCTGCCAATAGAAAGACGTATCAGATAGCCATACTAGTACCCTACGACATTGTCAATGTCTGCTTGACACTCTATGCATGGCAAATTAATTGACCAATTTATGACAAGGATAAGTGCACTGGCGGTGTTAACGATGTTTACCATCCAAACGATCATAACGATATTATCGATCTAAACGCTCTTTGTATCCAGAATCGAGCGCGAATTTTGTACAAATCTCTGATTTGTATACAAAATTCAGTGTCCCTACATCCCGAAGGGATGAGGGGAATCCAGTATCAAGGATCAAAGTAGTGAAAGAGGCATGAATATCACTGGCTGGATTGTTCGGATATCGGTTTTGTTATGTATTCGGGATTGTA containing:
- a CDS encoding M23 family metallopeptidase, with product MEKGENLETILDKLSVADYRADIITALHKAGFPFRKCLPGDTISLVKEDSKFSHLTYRQNYQNIYYVKKESGCLSVAMKYPYFDTMLTYINGSVNSTLYESMLAYDETSQLVIRFADVFAWEVDFFTDTQDGDSFFIYFDKIFCDSVLVDYGLIGFARYKGAAGDFYGFYYCDPEGHDDYFNRDGQSLRKSLLRSPLRFSYISSHYSKRRYHPILKRWRPHHGLDYVAPIGTPIATIGAGRVTFKGWKGGYGNLVEIRHANNFRSRYGHLSRFAKGLYVGKRVKSGDLIGYLGSTGLSTGPHLHFELHKNGVPINPMRVDIPRAPSVNKKYMDAFIAHRDSVLNAVHKVANGGGEVLPET
- a CDS encoding purine-nucleoside phosphorylase → MPIHLRANKEDYAPTTLLVGDPARSVRISQFLKDSKMVNKNRGLLGYTGTYKDQNISVQTTGIGCPSAAIVVEELIQLDVKTLIRIGTCGGIGAQIKPLDMIAAVAASPFDGATRTYLNGEPHAPYATYEILHAASNVAKDKNIDLIFGGVASVDVFYNPFPDYVEKLRGKGIIAVEMETSLIYYLANRSGLNAASFLLVSDIVGGGEEFTKFVSDQELAKAMDGLITLVLDVSSKISGSS
- a CDS encoding rubredoxin, giving the protein MQKWRCSICDYVYTSRKGDPESGIKPGTRFEDLPEYWGCPDCGASKQNFELVVDDGFDY
- a CDS encoding PTS sugar transporter subunit IIA: MLSEYLEPGKILLNAEGNSYRELLSMMLDRSSVTDIPGTVDKILEREKIMPTALGKGIFLPRIVVDDIKRTEVLVTLNHGGLVFDDYGTGVANVIMLFLFSKNDDYIALLAQSLRLLNDDSLRSDLLHCRKADDVIKTVNDWEKE
- a CDS encoding VanZ family protein produces the protein MKRSVRWIFLVLWILTIFVLTGYPKFNVPKVKDLPVDKLYHFVVFFIMGLIAARLMKVRSFFVLGLLVVLFAECQQLIIPGRDFEVTDMLAGVLALIVSYLIFKQKKAGSYVSEA
- the hisS gene encoding histidine--tRNA ligase — its product is MYQKPKGTRDLFGQELRRLEAMNAAARDFFGRNGYEEMRTPSFEFAALFDRSIGSTTDIVEHEIYQFEVNKKVYALRPEGTASVLRAFIENKITLPARFFYICSMYRRERPQKGRYREFEQIGIELLGESKPFFDAEIIDQGKRYLDLIGARDYMIELNSIGCPDCRDKYREKLKEVLQPYLGDLCDDCRRRFERNFLRIFDCKKETCQGVYNKVPKITDNLCADCAEHYAKVKEYLGKFSIQYTENKKLVRGLDYYTRTVFEFKHCGLGAQDTIIAGGRYDLLMRELGGPDTPCTGWAMGPERLLITMPEDLPVLDKKETFFIAGMGERYVTDIIALRGQIQDHGHICLVGDPGEAIKTQVRKADKSGATYTVIYGEDEEKNGYYTVKNMQSGEQRKIPMNEFSSFIRQTKGS